In Leisingera methylohalidivorans DSM 14336, a single genomic region encodes these proteins:
- a CDS encoding AMP-binding protein has translation MMEPPKGTVRDWLNKRAGDGGTGFVFPDGAPDLSWPELRSTAEAIARSLTAMGIAKGESIAILHPNGREALECLFGVLYGGFRATMINLAAGNSAVAYALQHSGARFAFVHSSQTGLFAQTADLSLLSPLDWQAATGGSPAELHPLSDGDHALLMYTSGTTGQPKGVVHSHASLLAGGWTTAIAHELAPQDRGLCVLPVYHINGLCVTVMGTLISGGSLAMCERFSASRFWAHAGWSKATWFSVVPTIISHLLHSELDPVDSTKARLRFGRSASSALAPDVQRAFEDRFGIPIIETMGLTETAAQILSNPLPPGIRKIGSPGVGYGNDIAILDAKQQPVTEGTEGELAVRGPNVMCEYLNNPAATAGTFTPDGWLRTGDLGRIDEDGYVFVTGRLKELIIKGGENIAPREIDEALYSHPDVIEAAAFARPCKSYGETVEAAVKIRDGSSLTPLELIEICHSMLGRFKSPDEIHILPDLPKGPSGKIQRNKILAGLPGS, from the coding sequence ATGATGGAACCGCCCAAGGGAACCGTTCGCGACTGGCTGAACAAACGCGCCGGGGACGGCGGCACCGGTTTTGTCTTCCCCGATGGCGCGCCGGACCTTTCGTGGCCCGAGCTGCGCAGCACCGCCGAGGCCATCGCCCGTTCGCTGACCGCGATGGGCATCGCAAAGGGCGAAAGCATCGCCATTCTGCATCCGAACGGGCGCGAAGCCCTCGAATGCCTGTTCGGGGTGCTTTACGGCGGCTTCCGCGCCACGATGATCAACCTGGCCGCGGGCAACAGTGCTGTCGCCTACGCCCTGCAGCACAGCGGCGCCCGCTTTGCATTTGTGCATTCCAGCCAGACCGGATTGTTCGCGCAGACCGCCGACCTGTCCCTCCTTTCCCCATTAGACTGGCAGGCAGCAACTGGCGGTTCGCCGGCAGAGCTGCACCCGCTTTCCGACGGGGACCACGCTTTGCTTATGTACACCTCCGGCACCACAGGGCAGCCCAAGGGGGTGGTGCACAGCCATGCCAGCCTGCTGGCGGGCGGCTGGACCACAGCCATCGCACATGAGCTGGCACCGCAGGACCGAGGTCTGTGCGTGCTGCCGGTCTATCATATCAACGGGTTGTGCGTGACGGTGATGGGCACGCTGATTTCCGGCGGCTCGCTGGCCATGTGCGAGCGCTTCTCGGCCAGCCGTTTCTGGGCCCATGCGGGCTGGTCCAAAGCGACGTGGTTCTCGGTGGTGCCGACCATCATTTCGCATCTGCTGCACTCAGAGCTTGACCCCGTCGACAGCACAAAGGCGCGCCTGCGCTTTGGCCGCTCCGCGTCCTCGGCGCTGGCCCCGGACGTGCAGCGCGCGTTTGAGGACCGGTTCGGCATCCCCATCATTGAGACTATGGGCCTGACGGAAACCGCCGCGCAGATCCTGTCGAACCCGCTGCCCCCCGGCATTCGCAAGATCGGCTCCCCCGGCGTCGGCTATGGCAACGACATCGCAATCCTCGATGCAAAGCAGCAGCCGGTGACCGAGGGCACCGAGGGCGAACTGGCCGTGCGCGGCCCCAACGTGATGTGCGAGTACCTGAACAACCCCGCGGCCACGGCGGGCACTTTCACCCCGGACGGCTGGCTGCGGACCGGCGATCTGGGACGCATCGACGAAGACGGCTATGTCTTTGTCACCGGACGCCTGAAAGAGCTGATCATCAAGGGCGGTGAAAACATCGCCCCGCGCGAGATCGACGAGGCGCTGTATTCGCATCCCGATGTAATTGAGGCCGCCGCTTTTGCCCGCCCCTGCAAAAGCTACGGTGAAACGGTGGAGGCCGCGGTCAAGATCCGCGATGGCTCCAGCCTGACG
- the sauS gene encoding acylating sulfoacetaldehyde dehydrogenase: MTAQDALASGIAEVEQIVARARTAQQAFEACGSQALYDKAALAAGWAIMEPARNRSLAELAVETTGLGNVPDKITKNHRKTLGLLRDIAGVQTQGIISDDPATGITEIIRPIGVIGAVVPSTNPAATPANNIINALKGGNAIVVAPSPKGVASCELLLSFIHAEFAKLGLDPDLVQMIPAPGSKAKTQALMETADRVICTGSQNNVHRAQSCGTPAVAVGAGNVTVIVDETAALADAAAKITASKTFDNATSCSSENAVVVVDAVYDQFIAALAREGGALVPEAGTAGIIAKLWPDGHLNREVIAQDADKMLAALDMGGKVPADTEFLAVETKGIGPDHPLSGEKLSRILAVYRAADFPDAKAIAARILDHQGAGHSIGIHTRQDARAVELGREMPTCRVIVNQAHTFATGGAFTNGMPFSLSMGCGSWGGNSIDTNLNWRHFVQTTKIVREIPPREPALSDIFAAYWAEAGE, from the coding sequence ATGACCGCTCAGGACGCACTCGCCTCCGGCATCGCCGAGGTGGAACAGATCGTGGCGCGCGCACGCACCGCTCAGCAGGCATTCGAGGCCTGCGGCAGCCAGGCGCTTTATGACAAGGCCGCCCTGGCGGCAGGCTGGGCCATCATGGAACCCGCCCGCAACCGGTCCCTGGCCGAGCTTGCCGTTGAAACCACCGGCCTGGGCAATGTGCCGGACAAGATCACTAAGAACCACCGCAAAACGCTGGGGCTATTACGTGATATTGCAGGCGTTCAGACCCAGGGTATCATCAGCGACGATCCCGCGACCGGCATCACCGAGATCATCCGCCCGATCGGGGTGATCGGCGCCGTTGTCCCCTCAACCAACCCGGCCGCAACGCCGGCCAACAATATCATCAACGCCCTGAAGGGCGGCAATGCCATCGTAGTGGCCCCCTCGCCCAAGGGCGTGGCCTCTTGCGAATTGCTGCTGTCTTTCATTCACGCCGAATTCGCCAAGCTGGGGCTGGACCCGGATCTGGTTCAGATGATCCCCGCACCCGGTTCCAAAGCCAAAACCCAGGCGCTGATGGAGACCGCCGACCGGGTGATCTGCACCGGCAGCCAAAACAACGTCCACCGCGCCCAGTCCTGCGGCACTCCTGCGGTGGCAGTGGGCGCCGGCAATGTGACCGTGATTGTGGACGAAACCGCAGCCCTGGCGGATGCGGCGGCCAAGATCACCGCCTCCAAGACATTCGACAACGCCACTTCCTGCTCCTCGGAGAACGCGGTTGTGGTGGTGGACGCCGTCTATGACCAGTTCATTGCCGCACTTGCCAGGGAAGGCGGGGCGCTGGTTCCCGAAGCCGGCACAGCGGGCATTATTGCCAAGCTCTGGCCGGACGGCCACCTGAACCGCGAGGTCATCGCGCAGGACGCGGACAAGATGCTGGCCGCGCTGGACATGGGCGGAAAAGTCCCAGCAGACACCGAATTTCTGGCGGTGGAAACCAAGGGGATCGGTCCCGACCACCCGCTGTCCGGCGAAAAGCTGAGCCGCATTCTGGCGGTCTACCGCGCCGCGGATTTCCCGGATGCCAAAGCCATCGCCGCCCGTATCCTGGACCACCAGGGCGCCGGCCATTCCATCGGCATCCACACCCGCCAGGACGCCCGCGCCGTCGAGCTGGGCCGCGAAATGCCCACCTGCCGGGTGATCGTGAACCAGGCGCATACATTTGCCACCGGCGGCGCCTTTACCAATGGCATGCCGTTTTCCCTGTCGATGGGCTGCGGCAGCTGGGGCGGCAATTCGATCGACACAAACCTCAACTGGCGCCACTTTGTGCAAACCACCAAAATCGTGCGCGAAATCCCGCCCCGCGAACCGGCACTGAGCGACATCTTCGCCGCCTACTGGGCGGAGGCAGGTGAATGA
- a CDS encoding Bug family tripartite tricarboxylate transporter substrate binding protein — MKKLIAGAAMALMGLGGAALAEDYPERPIMMMVSYGAGGATDFQARIVTMTAGNEDALGMPIAIINKPGAGGRVGWNWFATQADPDGYTLAAYNVPHFIAQSIKGGVQYSADSFEPIANWGADPAVFVVAADSPFTSMADVVAHAKENPGKLTFSGAGLFVGHHIAALQVEKAAGVKMAYIPTKGGGAAAMKAVIAGEVMGGINNLSDAFRAQEAGNVRILGVADLQRSEFVPDVPTMQEQGLEVDNSSVNFRGVMVPKGTPEEVIDQLAATVPEMFANPRVAKKMQAGGSPMHIMTRDEVKAMWAAREQTLKELLAGL, encoded by the coding sequence ATGAAAAAACTGATTGCAGGCGCTGCCATGGCGCTGATGGGCCTGGGCGGTGCTGCTTTGGCCGAGGATTACCCGGAACGCCCGATCATGATGATGGTCTCTTACGGGGCGGGCGGCGCCACCGATTTCCAGGCCCGGATCGTGACCATGACCGCCGGCAACGAGGATGCCCTGGGAATGCCCATCGCCATCATCAACAAGCCAGGTGCCGGCGGGCGTGTCGGCTGGAACTGGTTTGCCACCCAGGCCGATCCGGATGGCTACACGCTGGCGGCCTATAACGTGCCGCACTTCATCGCCCAGTCGATCAAGGGCGGCGTGCAGTATTCCGCTGACAGTTTTGAACCCATCGCCAATTGGGGCGCAGACCCGGCCGTGTTTGTTGTAGCCGCGGACAGCCCCTTCACCTCGATGGCGGATGTTGTCGCCCATGCCAAGGAGAACCCGGGCAAGCTGACCTTCTCGGGCGCCGGGCTGTTTGTCGGCCACCACATTGCCGCGCTGCAGGTCGAAAAGGCGGCGGGCGTGAAAATGGCCTATATCCCGACCAAAGGCGGCGGTGCCGCTGCGATGAAGGCGGTGATCGCCGGTGAAGTCATGGGCGGGATCAACAATCTGTCCGACGCTTTCCGCGCGCAGGAGGCCGGCAACGTCAGAATTCTGGGCGTGGCCGACCTGCAGCGCTCGGAGTTCGTGCCCGACGTGCCCACCATGCAGGAGCAGGGGCTGGAAGTGGACAATTCCTCGGTCAATTTCCGCGGCGTGATGGTGCCCAAAGGCACCCCCGAGGAGGTGATCGACCAGCTTGCCGCCACCGTGCCGGAGATGTTCGCCAATCCCCGTGTGGCCAAGAAGATGCAGGCCGGCGGCTCGCCCATGCACATCATGACCCGCGACGAGGTCAAAGCGATGTGGGCCGCCCGCGAACAGACACTCAAGGAACTTCTGGCCGGGCTCTGA
- a CDS encoding tripartite tricarboxylate transporter TctB family protein, with the protein MNQSQHIFGSGVVFAVGVWVAWISYTQAPAEAFLFPRLIASVFVVLAGWTFGKAVLGLSKVGAGISRSLCLNMLPGLAVMLIYVFWAAKALGFYTATAIAFFILLSLYDPAPHSETRTWVKRALITACFVAVMYGLFALLLSVYTPREILF; encoded by the coding sequence ATGAACCAGTCTCAGCACATCTTCGGCTCCGGCGTGGTATTTGCAGTCGGCGTCTGGGTCGCCTGGATCAGCTATACCCAAGCCCCTGCCGAGGCCTTCCTGTTCCCGCGCCTGATCGCCTCCGTGTTTGTGGTGCTGGCAGGCTGGACCTTCGGCAAGGCGGTCCTTGGCCTCAGCAAGGTCGGCGCGGGCATTTCCCGCTCGTTGTGCCTGAACATGCTGCCCGGACTGGCGGTGATGCTGATCTATGTGTTCTGGGCCGCCAAAGCGCTGGGGTTCTATACTGCGACCGCCATTGCCTTTTTCATTCTGCTGTCGCTCTACGACCCCGCGCCGCATTCCGAAACCAGGACCTGGGTCAAGCGCGCCCTGATCACCGCCTGCTTTGTTGCGGTGATGTACGGTCTCTTTGCGCTTCTGCTGAGCGTCTACACACCACGTGAAATTCTGTTCTGA
- a CDS encoding tripartite tricarboxylate transporter permease: MDFIFYFGDVFSPLSFLLLLGGTVGGLILGATPGLSPTMAVALLIPFTFHLEAVQGLILLGAAYTSTVAGGAVSAILLKIPGAPANIATTLDGHQMAKQGQGAKALQLSFLASAVGGIFGVLLLIFLTPLLAEWALAFGPSHLFWLAILGVTVIGSLDSASVVKGLLSGCIGLWLATIGFDDIMGAQRFIFHPSLGGGINIIAALIGLFAIPQVLTMFAKGRRSAGAEVIEVQKHSVLDATRELLRRPLALGIGTITGSIIGLIPGVGGQIAGLVAYDQTKKFSSEKEKFGKGHSEGVIAAEAANNAMVGPSLVPLLTLSIPGSPTAAVLLGGLLIHGIFPGSDLFDNHPDVAWTFINSMLVGQVLMCLFGLYVAGLAARVAQVPQSVMAAIVLALSVFGAYSVQSSMGDVYVMACLGIGMYFLERFGFSAAPLVLGLILGPIAESNFIQGGMIADATIGKASYFLSGGLNIFLISVVVASIAYSGWMELRSRRYTTKEEAQA, from the coding sequence ATGGACTTCATATTTTACTTCGGAGATGTCTTCTCGCCGCTGTCCTTCCTGCTGCTTCTGGGCGGCACGGTCGGCGGGCTGATCCTGGGGGCAACCCCGGGGCTTTCCCCCACGATGGCGGTGGCGCTGCTGATCCCCTTCACCTTCCATCTGGAGGCGGTGCAGGGCCTGATCCTTCTGGGGGCGGCCTATACCTCCACAGTTGCCGGCGGTGCCGTCAGCGCGATCCTGCTGAAGATCCCCGGCGCGCCGGCCAATATCGCCACCACCCTGGACGGCCATCAGATGGCCAAGCAGGGCCAGGGCGCCAAGGCGTTGCAATTGTCCTTCCTCGCCTCCGCCGTGGGCGGCATCTTCGGCGTGCTGCTGCTGATCTTCCTGACCCCGCTGCTGGCAGAATGGGCGCTGGCTTTCGGCCCATCGCACCTGTTCTGGCTGGCTATTCTGGGCGTGACGGTCATCGGCTCGCTGGATTCCGCCTCGGTGGTCAAGGGTCTGCTGTCGGGCTGCATCGGGCTATGGCTGGCCACCATCGGCTTTGACGACATCATGGGTGCCCAGCGCTTCATCTTCCACCCGTCGCTTGGCGGCGGCATCAACATCATCGCGGCCCTCATCGGCCTGTTTGCCATCCCGCAGGTTCTGACCATGTTCGCCAAGGGCCGCCGTTCGGCAGGCGCCGAGGTTATCGAGGTGCAGAAACACTCGGTTCTGGACGCAACCAGGGAACTGCTGCGCCGCCCGCTGGCCCTGGGCATCGGCACCATCACCGGCTCCATCATCGGGCTGATCCCCGGTGTCGGCGGCCAGATCGCCGGGCTGGTCGCCTATGACCAGACCAAGAAGTTCTCCTCCGAGAAGGAGAAATTCGGCAAGGGCCACAGCGAAGGCGTGATCGCCGCTGAAGCCGCCAACAATGCCATGGTCGGCCCGTCGCTGGTGCCGCTTCTCACCCTGTCGATCCCCGGCAGCCCCACCGCCGCGGTGCTGCTTGGCGGGCTGCTGATCCATGGCATCTTCCCCGGCTCCGACCTGTTCGACAACCACCCGGACGTGGCCTGGACCTTCATCAACTCGATGCTGGTGGGCCAGGTCCTGATGTGCCTCTTCGGGCTCTACGTGGCAGGCTTGGCCGCCCGCGTCGCCCAGGTGCCGCAATCGGTGATGGCGGCCATTGTGCTGGCCCTGTCGGTGTTCGGCGCCTACTCGGTGCAAAGCTCGATGGGCGACGTCTATGTCATGGCCTGCCTCGGCATCGGCATGTACTTCCTGGAACGCTTCGGCTTCTCTGCCGCGCCGCTGGTGCTGGGGCTGATCCTGGGCCCGATCGCGGAATCCAATTTCATCCAGGGCGGCATGATCGCCGACGCCACCATCGGCAAGGCCAGCTACTTCCTGTCCGGCGGGCTGAACATCTTCCTGATTTCCGTGGTGGTGGCCTCCATCGCCTATTCGGGCTGGATGGAACTCCGCAGCCGCCGCTACACCACCAAAGAGGAGGCACAGGCATGA
- a CDS encoding substrate-binding domain-containing protein, translating to MASKQKGNVDIAAVAKAAKVSPSTVSRTFNHPGLVSPATRKKINRAVQKLGYIRNRAAQTMHGKRSATIGLVVPTINHAIFAEVIQAFSDSIGKEGFSLLLASHGYDLDREYAMVRKFLEHRVDGVALIGLEHSDATARLIAQQEIPAMAIWNYAEDAAWPCVGADNRQAGRMAAEHLLALGHRDIGLIFPDTHGNDRARHRLSAVLETLEAAGITVPQARKSEAPYSVAQAKQAALDLLAGPSRPTALLCGNDVIAQGALFGAQKRGLKVPQELSVMGIGDFNGSADIEPGLSTVRIPAETIGTLAGAQFTRFITSDAPEPFRLCCDLEQIIRGTTGPAQAASLSRAGRWKGR from the coding sequence ATGGCTTCAAAACAAAAAGGTAACGTCGATATCGCCGCCGTGGCCAAGGCTGCAAAAGTGTCTCCCTCCACGGTTTCGCGCACCTTCAACCACCCCGGTCTGGTCAGCCCGGCGACTCGCAAGAAGATCAACCGCGCAGTGCAGAAGCTTGGCTATATCCGCAACCGTGCGGCGCAGACGATGCACGGAAAGCGTTCAGCGACTATCGGCCTGGTTGTTCCGACGATCAACCACGCGATTTTTGCCGAGGTGATCCAGGCGTTCTCGGATTCCATCGGCAAAGAGGGCTTCAGCCTGCTGCTGGCCTCGCACGGGTATGATCTGGACCGGGAATACGCGATGGTCCGCAAGTTTCTGGAGCACCGGGTCGACGGGGTGGCGCTGATCGGGCTCGAGCATTCGGACGCCACCGCCCGGCTGATCGCGCAGCAGGAAATTCCGGCGATGGCAATCTGGAATTATGCTGAGGACGCGGCATGGCCCTGTGTCGGGGCTGACAACAGGCAGGCAGGCCGGATGGCGGCGGAGCATCTGCTGGCGCTGGGGCACCGCGACATCGGCCTGATCTTTCCCGACACACATGGCAATGACCGGGCGCGGCACCGGCTGTCGGCGGTTCTGGAAACACTAGAAGCTGCAGGAATCACCGTGCCGCAGGCCAGAAAATCCGAAGCGCCCTATAGCGTGGCGCAGGCCAAACAGGCGGCCTTGGACCTGCTTGCCGGGCCGTCCCGCCCGACGGCGCTGTTGTGCGGCAATGACGTGATCGCCCAGGGCGCGTTGTTCGGGGCGCAGAAACGCGGGCTGAAAGTGCCGCAGGAGCTGTCGGTTATGGGGATCGGCGATTTCAACGGCTCGGCTGATATTGAACCCGGCCTGTCAACGGTCCGGATCCCGGCCGAAACCATCGGAACACTCGCAGGGGCGCAGTTCACCCGATTCATCACATCCGATGCGCCGGAGCCGTTCAGGCTGTGCTGCGACCTGGAACAGATCATCAGGGGGACCACCGGGCCGGCCCAGGCGGCTTCGCTCAGCCGGGCAGGCCGTTGGAAAGGCCGCTGA
- a CDS encoding LysR family transcriptional regulator — MDFRTRISQTQITERNYRKFEALALKIEMLRAFCTVAQTGNLSEAANRLGRTQSAVSMTLKQMEDHLGKKLFEGERKNQLSPLGEQVFDLAQKQVRQFDQTVQSIEMAAEAIHGLIRIVSVPSVAALVFPPVLEHMTARYPGLKVELRDTDTQQVLDALAEGKADIGIASGYHPLNGVKAVPLFEDRFGLVCSAGHPLFQQDSPPSIADVTGAGFVRNALCDLIRNERFVEASSGADVTIHNTHSLITMVRTGKWVTVLPQTVARFMPETTAFRPIADLPDRREVYLYQRDRSRFAALSEECCAFIRACDLFSGLSNGLPG; from the coding sequence ATGGACTTCCGGACCCGCATCAGTCAAACTCAAATAACTGAACGTAACTACAGAAAGTTTGAAGCCCTGGCGCTGAAAATCGAAATGCTGCGCGCCTTTTGCACCGTGGCGCAAACCGGAAACCTGTCAGAGGCGGCCAACCGCCTGGGCCGGACCCAGTCGGCTGTCTCCATGACTCTCAAGCAGATGGAGGATCATCTGGGCAAAAAGCTGTTCGAAGGCGAGCGCAAGAACCAGCTGTCGCCGCTGGGGGAGCAAGTGTTTGACCTGGCCCAGAAACAAGTGCGCCAGTTCGACCAGACCGTGCAAAGTATCGAAATGGCGGCGGAGGCCATACACGGGCTGATCCGCATCGTCTCGGTTCCCTCAGTCGCGGCGCTGGTGTTCCCGCCGGTGCTGGAGCACATGACCGCCCGCTACCCCGGCCTTAAGGTTGAACTGCGCGATACCGACACCCAGCAGGTGCTGGATGCGCTGGCCGAGGGCAAGGCGGATATCGGCATCGCCTCCGGCTATCATCCGCTGAACGGGGTCAAGGCGGTGCCGCTGTTCGAGGACCGCTTCGGCCTGGTCTGCTCAGCCGGGCACCCGTTGTTCCAGCAGGACAGCCCGCCCTCCATTGCGGATGTCACCGGCGCGGGATTTGTCCGCAATGCCCTGTGCGATCTGATCCGCAATGAGCGCTTTGTCGAGGCCAGCAGCGGCGCCGATGTGACAATTCACAACACCCATTCGCTGATCACCATGGTGCGCACCGGCAAATGGGTCACGGTGCTGCCGCAGACCGTGGCCCGCTTCATGCCGGAAACCACGGCCTTCCGCCCGATTGCAGATCTGCCGGACAGGCGCGAGGTCTACCTGTACCAGCGCGACCGCTCCCGCTTTGCGGCGTTGTCCGAGGAATGCTGCGCCTTTATCCGGGCCTGCGACCTGTTCAGCGGCCTTTCCAACGGCCTGCCCGGCTGA
- a CDS encoding aldehyde dehydrogenase family protein, with protein MTKLNLIAGEWLAGESEIENRNPSDLSDLVGMFAQASADQLEATLDQAQVAQAEWAAYGLERKQTVLNNIGNELMSRAEELGTLLAREEGKPLAEGKGEVYRAGQFFTYYAAECLRQIGENADSVRPDIEVDVRREAVGVVAIISPWNFPTATASWKIAPALCYGNAVVWKPANITPASAVALTEIIERQDIPKGLFSLVMGSGRSIGQRLVESPKVNAISFTGSVPVGKGIAAAAIQNLTKVQMEMGSKNALAVMDDADLDLAVALSLGGAFGGTGQKCTASSRLVVHDAIHDAFVEKLVAGAKAMKVGHALEEGVQMGPVVSEQQLNENLAYVDLGKSEGAELACGGQRLEMPHEGFYMSPGVFLNSTNAMRINREEMFAPLTSVIKVGSYDEALAVVNDTNFGLTSGIVTQSLARATHFRRNARTGVVTVNLPTAGTDYHVPFGGRGDSSYGPREQGKAAAEFYTTVKTAYISAGKPV; from the coding sequence GTGACCAAACTGAACCTGATTGCCGGCGAATGGCTGGCTGGCGAAAGCGAAATCGAAAACCGCAACCCTTCGGATCTGAGCGATCTGGTCGGCATGTTTGCCCAGGCCAGCGCCGATCAGCTGGAGGCAACGCTGGATCAGGCGCAAGTTGCGCAAGCCGAGTGGGCGGCCTACGGCCTGGAGCGCAAGCAGACCGTGCTGAACAACATCGGCAACGAGCTGATGTCCCGCGCCGAAGAATTGGGCACGCTGCTGGCCCGCGAAGAGGGCAAGCCGCTGGCCGAGGGCAAGGGCGAAGTCTACCGCGCCGGTCAGTTCTTCACCTATTACGCCGCCGAATGCCTGCGCCAGATCGGTGAAAACGCCGACTCCGTGCGCCCGGATATCGAAGTCGATGTGCGCCGCGAGGCCGTCGGCGTGGTGGCGATCATCTCTCCCTGGAACTTCCCGACCGCAACCGCGTCCTGGAAAATCGCACCGGCGCTTTGCTATGGCAACGCGGTGGTGTGGAAGCCCGCCAACATCACCCCCGCATCGGCTGTTGCGCTGACCGAGATCATCGAGCGTCAGGACATCCCCAAGGGCCTGTTCTCGCTGGTGATGGGCTCGGGCCGCTCGATCGGCCAGCGCCTGGTCGAAAGCCCCAAGGTGAACGCGATCTCCTTCACCGGCTCGGTGCCGGTGGGCAAGGGTATTGCGGCGGCGGCGATCCAGAACCTGACCAAAGTGCAGATGGAGATGGGCTCCAAGAATGCGCTGGCGGTGATGGACGACGCCGATCTGGATCTGGCTGTTGCCTTGTCGCTGGGCGGCGCCTTTGGCGGCACCGGGCAGAAATGCACCGCCTCCTCGCGGCTGGTTGTGCATGACGCCATCCACGACGCATTTGTCGAAAAGCTGGTTGCCGGCGCCAAAGCCATGAAAGTCGGCCACGCGCTGGAAGAGGGCGTGCAGATGGGCCCGGTGGTCAGCGAGCAGCAGCTGAACGAGAACCTGGCCTATGTCGACCTGGGTAAATCCGAAGGCGCGGAGCTGGCCTGCGGCGGACAGCGGCTGGAGATGCCGCACGAGGGCTTCTACATGTCGCCGGGCGTGTTCCTGAACAGCACCAACGCCATGCGCATCAACCGCGAGGAAATGTTCGCGCCGCTGACCAGCGTGATCAAGGTCGGCAGCTACGACGAGGCGCTGGCGGTGGTCAATGACACCAACTTCGGCCTGACCTCGGGCATCGTGACCCAGTCGCTGGCCCGCGCCACCCATTTCCGCCGCAACGCGCGCACCGGTGTTGTCACCGTCAACCTGCCGACGGCAGGCACCGACTACCACGTGCCGTTCGGCGGCCGCGGCGACAGCTCTTATGGCCCGCGCGAGCAGGGCAAGGCGGCGGCTGAGTTCTATACCACCGTCAAGACCGCCTACATCAGCGCTGGCAAGCCGGTCTGA
- a CDS encoding membrane dipeptidase — protein sequence MTGYRIDCLQYANWSEKIFRQLREGGVDAIQVTIAYHENFRETVLNFEKWNRWFEQYPDLIMKGQWAGDIDKARETGRTAVFFGFQNPSPMEDDIGLVEILHTLGARFMQLTYNNQSLLATGCYEAEDPGITRMGKQVIKEMNRVGLVVDMSHSADRSTIEAAELSTRPIAITHANPYEWSPALRNKKDDVIRAVTGHGGMLGFSVYPHHLKDKGACTLQSFCEMVARTADKYGVKHLGIGTDLCQDQPDSVVEWMRVGRWSKEIDYGEGSAAAPGFPEMPGWFKDNRDFGNIEEGLRATGMNDDEVSGIMGGNWYRFFAENFGPKG from the coding sequence ATGACCGGATACCGTATCGATTGCCTGCAGTATGCCAACTGGTCGGAGAAGATTTTCCGCCAGCTGCGCGAGGGCGGCGTGGACGCGATCCAAGTCACCATTGCCTATCACGAGAACTTCCGCGAAACGGTTCTGAACTTCGAGAAGTGGAACCGCTGGTTCGAGCAGTATCCGGACCTGATCATGAAGGGGCAGTGGGCCGGCGACATCGACAAGGCGCGCGAGACCGGCCGCACCGCGGTTTTCTTCGGCTTCCAGAACCCGTCACCGATGGAGGATGACATCGGCCTGGTGGAGATCCTGCACACTCTGGGCGCGCGCTTCATGCAGCTCACCTATAACAACCAATCGCTGCTGGCGACCGGCTGTTACGAGGCCGAGGATCCCGGCATCACCCGCATGGGCAAGCAGGTGATCAAGGAGATGAACCGCGTCGGCCTGGTGGTGGACATGAGCCATTCTGCCGACCGCTCCACCATCGAAGCGGCCGAGCTGTCCACCCGGCCCATCGCCATTACCCATGCCAACCCCTATGAATGGTCGCCCGCCCTGCGCAACAAAAAGGATGATGTGATCCGTGCGGTCACCGGCCACGGCGGCATGCTGGGCTTTTCGGTCTATCCGCATCACCTGAAGGACAAGGGCGCCTGCACCCTGCAAAGCTTCTGCGAGATGGTTGCACGCACCGCCGACAAATACGGGGTCAAGCACCTCGGCATCGGCACCGACCTCTGCCAGGATCAGCCCGACAGCGTGGTTGAGTGGATGCGTGTCGGCCGCTGGAGCAAGGAAATCGACTACGGCGAGGGATCAGCCGCCGCTCCGGGCTTCCCGGAAATGCCGGGCTGGTTCAAGGACAACCGCGACTTCGGAAACATCGAAGAGGGCCTTCGCGCGACGGGCATGAACGATGATGAGGTCAGCGGCATCATGGGCGGGAACTGGTACCGGTTCTTTGCCGAGAACTTTGGCCCCAAAGGATAA